The bacterium genomic interval CTATTGAGGATATTTTAAAAGATGTCCCTGCAGATACATCAATGCCTCCCTCGGGAAAACGGCTGGATTTAAGGGGAATCGATTTCTCCTTCCAGAATCTGAGAGGCCCCTGGCACATTATGGAAGGCAGGAGATTACGAATGGGAGTTGATCTTCATGATGCTGATTTGACAGGTGCTGACCTTTCATGGGCGATGCTGCCGCGTGCAAATTTAAGAGGCGCCTTACTTGCTGATGCGAATCTGCAGAATACAGAGCTTATCTATGCAGATTTTTCAGAAGCTGATTTAAAAGGGGCAAGAATGGAAGGTGCATGGCTTCTTGATACTCTGTTTAAAGGAGCAGAAATTACTGAGCAGCAGCTTGCTCAGCGGAGAAAATTGGGCCAGCTTGATTTTGATTATCATGCTTATAAGTTATAAAGT includes:
- a CDS encoding pentapeptide repeat-containing protein gives rise to the protein MITEKIKSRWDYDLINRIVFALNEAAPIEDILKDVPADTSMPPSGKRLDLRGIDFSFQNLRGPWHIMEGRRLRMGVDLHDADLTGADLSWAMLPRANLRGALLADANLQNTELIYADFSEADLKGARMEGAWLLDTLFKGAEITEQQLAQRRKLGQLDFDYHAYKL